A genomic region of Xiphophorus couchianus chromosome 9, X_couchianus-1.0, whole genome shotgun sequence contains the following coding sequences:
- the LOC114150742 gene encoding disks large homolog 1-like isoform X9 — MMTSSVSSSSTSLRSTQKRTLYIRALFDYDGSAADLSAPNQALPFGFGDILHVSSAGEEEWWPARHLSPPPPNCPEVGLIPSRRRAEKKERSRLKMVRVSRSQDRSDQEDKALVTSGTSDSESSSSGQEEILLTYQPVVQQEVNYTRPVIVLGPMKDRVNDDLISEFPEKFGSCVPHTTRPRRDYEVDGRDYHFMSSRELMEREIQEHKFIEAGQYNNHLYGTSIQSVREVADKGKHCILDVSGNAIKRLQMAGLYPIAILLRPRNVDNILEMNKRLTEEQARKAFDRGIKLEQEFAEYFTAIVHGSSLEEIYSQVKQIIEEQSGPYIWMTTKERL, encoded by the exons agctTTGTTCGACTACGATGGAAGTGCTGCAGACCTGAGTGCGCCCAATCAGGCCCTGCCGTTCGGCTTTGGGGACATCCTCCATGTGAGCAGCGCCGGCGAGGAGGAGTGGTGGCCCGCCCGTCACCTAagccccccgcccccaaacTGCCCTGAAGTTGGACTCATCCCCAGCCGAAGGAG AGCAGAGAAGAAGGAAAGGTCGAGGCTAAAGATGGTCAGAGTGTCGAGGTCTCAGGACAGATCG GATCAAGAGGATAAAG CGCTGGTAACCTCTGGCACCAGTGATAGTGAGAGTAGTTCCT CTGGCCAGGAGGAGATCCTCCTTACATACCAACCTGTTGTGCAGCAGGAAG TCAATTACACACGGCCAGTCATCGTGCTTGGACCAATGAAAGATCGGGTCAATGATGACCTCATCTCTGAGTTTCCTGAAAAGTTTGGATCCTGCGTCCCAC ACACAACACGGCCACGAAGAGACTACGAGGTGGACGGCAGAGATTATCACTTCATGTCCTCGAGAGAGCTGATGGAGCGAGAGATTCAGGAACACAAGTTCATCGAGGCGGGTCAGTACAACAACCACCTCTACGGGACCAGCATACAGTCTGTCAGAGAGGTCGCCGACAAG GGGAAGCACTGCATCCTGGATGTTTCTGGGAATGCCATAAAGCGTCTCCAGATGGCGGGCCTCTACCCCATCGCTATCCTCCTTAGACCGCGAAATGTCGACAACATCCT AGAGATGAACAAACGTTTGACAGAGGAACAGGCGAGGAAGGCCTTCGACAGAGGCATCAAACTGGAGCAGGAGTTTGCAGAGTACTTCACTG CAATAGTCCACGGCTCTTCTTTAGAGGAAATTTACTCGCAGGTGAAGCAAATCATCGAGGAGCAGTCGGGTCCTTACATCTGGATGACCACCAAGGAGCGACtctga